From the Tachysurus fulvidraco isolate hzauxx_2018 chromosome 21, HZAU_PFXX_2.0, whole genome shotgun sequence genome, the window ACCCAGAACATGGAGAGAGAGGTGATTATATGGCTTCTCGctactaattatttatttttttctgatatactatatacaaaaatacatgtttttaattatatatatgtatgtatataattttcAAAATCTCTAGTGTACTTGTAGCATTGAgtgtttttatccttttttttttgttgctatgACGATATGGATTAAGAATATTCAGACCAGAAGAATGAAATTTCCGTCTGCGTTGTTGCTTCTTACTTGTATAACGTTTATAATTTTTGTCTTGTGAATTAATAAAGAAACTGACGACGAAGAAGCACGGCACGTTTTAATTAGACATTTTCCGATAAATTTATTACCCTACATTCTAATCAAATGCACATACAGAATATTTTGGCCCCCCAAcccaccctgtctgtctgtctatcataATATTCCCCCTGTTCCcccattttaattattttacgtGTTAACGATTAATTTAGTGATTTTAATTAgtaatttaatttgttaattaatgTAAATCTGGACTTTTTATGTGTTAAacgtttttcttcttttcccccCAGGTCGCCATGTATAAATTTGGACTCTGTTTAATCATAGGACCCCTGTCGCTCATGCTGTCTTCTGTTTATCGATTATACCTTATTAACAAAAAGAATGTTGTTATCGCATAATTTCTTGCATTCAGAGCAACACATTTTATGTTGAGTTTGTTTGGGACGTTTCCATGATGCTCAGGTGCTCTGATTAAATTGCTGCTGCACCAGAAACAAGCCTTTTTTTGACGCATTTGACAGCAAGCATTCTCGTCACCCGTTTAGATAAAAAGCAACTACACTCGTATTTGtgctttctgctttttttttgtcttccatggttctgtttgtgtgaagctttgtgttctttttttttttttttaggaaataagtaaaactgttttaaaaatctTGTTTCTAGATCGCGAACTCTGATGGCACAAGACCAGTCGGTGCTCTGGGCAAAGCTCCCGGGTCCAGTGACATGCTACTGAAGCTCGCTCGCACCACTCCATACTACAAGAGGAACAGACCTCATATCTGCTCTTTCTGGGTGAAAGGAGAGTGCCGTAGAGGAGAGGAGTGCCCTTACAGGTGAGCTTCAGCTCTTACTTGACTCAGATGTATTAAATCTGTGTGGGCTCAAGCGGTCAAGACTCTGGGATGGGATTGACATTGAAGCCTCAGtattgccaagctgccactcttgaGGAAGGCCcttgaccccaacctccaaaagaattttactgtgctgtgatgtataCGTGACGTTAATAAATGCATCTTCTTCTGATTGACGTGACATTCTGTGTAAAACTGTACCATAGGCACGAGAAGCCCACCGACCCGGATGACCCGCTGGCTGATCAAAACATTAAGGACCGTTACTACGGCATCAACGACCCGGTGGCTAATAAGCTGTTGAAGCGAGCCTCTACGATGCCTCGGTTAGACCCACCTGAGGACAAGTCCATCACCACGCTGTACATCGGAGGCCTAGCAGATACCATTACAGATTCAGAGCTCAGGTACAGAACAAGACGAATACATAAtggtgttttcacctctcggtAGTACGACGGTCTCTGTGACCGTCCCGGGCCGCTAGTGTCAGACTTGATTCGAACTCTTAACCAGAGCTCTGTTTTCTTTCGGTCCGTTTATTTCAGAAACCATTTCTACCAGTTCGGAGAGATCCGGACCATCACCGTAGTGCAGAGGCAGCAGTGCGCCTTTATCCAGTTCGCTACACGTCAGGCGGCCGAGACGGCTGCAGAGAAATCCTTCAACAAGCTCATCGTTCATGGCCATCGCCTCAACGTCAAGTGGGGCAGGTAAGTCTGGGGTTTGAAGCTACGTTCACGTGTCACAGAGCTGTGAAGTTGAAGCACAGTGTTTGTGAGCACGTGTAGTTGATTCCTGTTGATTCAGATTCAGTACagagtttaaaatgtatgtctATATCAGTTGTCTTTATGAACAATACCATTGGGTAGCATGTCTGCTGACTTGTGTAATGCAcgtgtaaatattgttttttttttttttttttttgtaataaaaatgtcacaGGTCCCAGGCAGCACGAGGAAAAGATGGTGAAAAGGAAGGCGTGACTGAGAGCGGAATCAGACTGGAGCCTGTGCCCGGCCTCCCCGGAGGTACGTTTCACATACAGATAACGATCTATTACTGTTCACCAGATTAGATTAGTTTGTGTTGACTATGCACTAGAAAGTGatatttaacttattttataTTCGACAAAAAGTTCCATTAAGGACATTATTGTTTTTCTAGACCAGGAGTTCTCAAGCTTGAAATTCTGAATACTGGATTTATTAAATAGCTGCTTATTTATTCAGGTCCATGTAATGCTCAGTGGCGTAAACTACGTTTGTCACCTTCACGTCGTAGTGCGTCGTATTTATTCTTGTGCTTTGCAGCACTGATTCAGCAGTTAAATATAACATGCATAGGATCACAAATTGCTTATGGGTTGGATGTAGTAGCTCATGGTCAAGTCCTATTTCCACCAATGCTGCCACCGTTGGGCCCTTGAGGAAGGCCCTAAAcctttaattgctcagttgtatacaaATAAGACCAAATAAGGATAAGTGTGTGTACGATATAATgtaagatactgtatatataaatcaccttgtaattgaatttaaatCCTGATTTCTGTTGCTGTTCTTTGTCGggtttatttatcatttctgtactttctatttaaaatttcactttaaaagagaaaaaaaatctggttttccttactgtaaaatattttaaatagtatGGAAATATgggagatttttttcccctccaaatTTCATGTTCTTACTATTCACTGTTGAACATGAGCAACATTTAGAGAAacagtattttaaatgttaatctgGATTTAAATATGATAATGTATGTATAACCGCCGTGTGCACAGCACGTGTCCAGCACTTTGATgacctgtgtctgtgttgtaACTGTAAACTAAAACTGCACAAAGCTTTTAGGAATTGTTATAAATAACCGTTGGTCCCGAAGTTCTCCCTAAGCTGGAGAATCTCTAACAGAGGTTGCAAaagaggttttttattttttttagctaaatCCTCAACATGCTGATCTTTTCTAGTTTAGATTGCAACAATGCAGCGTGAGTTCCTTTCTGTTTTGTCATCGTGTTTGTCATCTATATCGTCTTGTTGCTCTTGTTATTAACCTACAGCATATTGCGGTGCTGCGTGTCTAGGCATACTTGTCTGAGCCTGCCATTGAAATATAGAGAATAAATTTCACAGTGCTTTATTAGTGGTTTATTTTAAAGCgaaagacaagtgtgtgtgtgtgtgtgttaaatgaaaacaaatttgtCAAGGAATACGATTCTGTAATGAATAAATCACCGTCTGTAATATATTCCTCGGCATGTAACAAGCTTGTATTCCACAGCGCTGCCTCCACCGCCCGTCTCCACCGACGACATCTCAGCTAACTATTTCAACTTGGCGCCTAACACCGGTCCTGCTGTCATGAATTTAGGGATCCCCCCTCCCCCTGGAGTAGCCATTCCTCCACCTCCAGGTATGTTTTCCTCTCTTTGCAGTTTTAACAGTTAAAACAatgtaaggattttttttttttttttggtaactgtcttttttctctctgcaggTTTTGGCCCCCCTATGCCCTACCCCTCTATGGATCCTATGGCCCCGCCAATGCCACCTCCAATGGCCATGAGGCCTCCAGGGCAGGTGCATTATCCTTCCCAGGATCCTCTGCGTATGGGCGCACACGCCAGCCGCCACGGAGGCTCTTAGACCCGAAAGGAAGCTACCTTAATATTCGGATATGTACAAGAGTGAAGaagactttaaacacacaccccccccctttttttttggccaaCGGCCCACCCCTCATTTCTGGAGTCTTTTTATATCAGTAACCTTTTATGAACTTGGTGAACTTGTCGTAGTGTTCCTGCTGTCCTAGAAATAAACATCTTAACTAATTATAGCCAACTTAAAAGTGATAGGACGTACCTCATTCGTAATGCTTTTATATTTGGAATCGGAGGTTTCAAAATGcagagaggattttttttttttttaattggaagaAATgtggagtttttctttttacagttCTGTGTAAACAAGCGAAGAAATCTGCAGTGACCAATAAATACCACATGAGGCCATTGCTGACTGCTCTTTTAGTCCCCGTttaccaaacaaaacaacaaaggaTCGGTACCAAGAACGGATTTGTCAAATAAGAGACATAACAAGATTGAACAAATATGTATTGTTTATATTGATTGACTTGTGATGTCAAAATTCCTTCCTAATCCTGCTCTCTGTACATTTGTATCTAACTCTAAAGCTTGAGTAGAAAGTACTCGGTTTTATTGGCTCAGTTTGCAGTTGATTTGATGACATTCCAAGcatgctgatgctgatggtgtgtgtgtgtcatgatcGAAATGCAGCTCTTCACCACTTTAATGGTGTCAGTCCTGCGTTAAGCTCTCCAGCCTCTCGGTATGCGGTTAAAGTTGGGCCTGGCACATATCCTCTCCCAGGTGAGTCTGGGCTCCGTGTAGGCCtgcatgagttcaaatccaggCAGAGGCAGGGTCCGGGTGCCACCTGGCGTCCCTCCAAACGGCATCGGCGCTCTgtgaaaacattattttttttgtttctacatCTTGTGTCTTTCTTATGGAGAAATGGAGTGTAAGTAGTTTTCTATCACACTATGTCAGAGCCTCAGTGGGGCTTTGAGGGTCAGAAGACTTGCGCTATGTTCTCAGCCGAGCAATTTGTAAAGATGGAGTTTAGCAGTTTGCAAGCAATCATATTACTTCTGTTTATCATGTGACTGTCATCTAATAAATTTCTACCATATTTTGCATGGGCTACAGTCTATTTTCCAAGTACTCTTTACATGTTTACTcaaattttttttgtgaattttcaGGTTTATTTCTGGTCATAATAATTATGGAATAAAATGCAACAAAGTGTGATGTGTTATCAAAATAATCCACATGGGGGCAGTGTGATGTTGCAGCCCCAAAGTGAATTATTTTCCCAAAAACTGATGTTCCTCTTATGCTACAGCCAAACATGCGGTTTGTTGCGTATTggttaaataagaaaacacaaagcccCCCGTTAGAAAACCTCTACGTAAATACGTCTGAtcctgaagactccttccagaaaatACTAGAACGTCATCACCGTATTAATGCTTACTTTAACCCAGTTGTGTTGTCCTCGTGTAAATCACTATAGGAAAATTAAAGCGCATTGAAATTTGAAATCCtcagttattaaaaaatgacttATAATTAACACGATTTCTGAccaaatgaacattttaatctACTCAGGTAGAAGATATGAGTTGTTTGCTTGATTATTTTGACATTCCACTACTTTCTAAATCAGTGTGTGCACCCTGTGTTTTTTGATGTCTTGAATTGCTCTGATTGATTGTCATTTCCTCTCCACGGTCCTGACTGCGACCTTGTAATgattagagagtttgactcctaaccctaaggtcgTGGGCCGGCTacgactgaggtgtccttgagcaaggcaccgaacccccccaactgcttcccgggcaccgcagcataaatggctgcccactgctccgagtgtgtATTCACGGTGTGGgcatgggtcaccatacttatcTGTATCTCACGTCATTTTGTCTCtccggttaaaaaaaaaatccttaaaatgGCTTGGACAAGTTCTAGAGATTTGTTCAATCGAAGTGCATTTGGTTGCTACACCGATTACACGTAGCCCATCTAATCATTTTTTTCATCCGGTATTCTCATAATACCCACTAAACTGTAGCAAATACATGTATAGTGCATGTGAGAGTTACTTATACGGTCCATTGTAGTTTATTCCCATTAAAATTAGCTAGTCTGTCTATCTGACCAAAATATATGATAATGCTGACTAAACAGAAGGTCACCCATAACTGTGCCAGTCCCTATTAAGCTCTCTCAAGTATTACATTACTATTATGAAAGTAACACTTAAGAGTAACAGAAAGAACGACTGCTGGTCTTGTAGCTAGCGGTGCTAAGTTTTGTCACACCATGTACTCACACTATGATCGTCACCTGGTGCTGCGGTCTGTATTCGCTTTGTGAGATCAAAACACtaatgaaagaaataataattctaaGCTAGCTGACTAATGCTAGTTGTATCGTAAATTTAGATGCAGGTCTTTGGCTGTACAATGTATTACTaggaacaaaatatttaaagtacATTTTCTCCACTGATTCAGTGTAGCTTTAATGCTAACCATTCGTCTTCTCTGAGAAAAAGCATGAATGGGAAATAGATTAGATTTCCTAAAAAGATTAGTGACCCTAAAAATggtatataactttttttttttgtagtaatctttataaaatattcttttaatGCTAACCTGTTGAAGCATCTGTAGTTAGCAGGGATGAGTTGCTGAGGAGGTTCGGGCAGATGGGAGCTAATGTTAGCCAGCATGCTTTCACTGTCATTCTGTTCTTCCCATGGCGAGCAGTACGACTTGGGGATTACAGTAACGTTGAATTTCTCAGGAGGAATCTCTTTCAGAGGCTCGGAATATCCTGAGGCAGTCAGAGTGTGtcagatttattatttcatttgcaAATACATATTCGATAAACGGACTGAAATTCGGTGCCGTCACCTGGTGCGAGAACGCTCGGACTTCCCTTTTTGGCTCCGCTGTGACGGAGTGTAGCCAGCGGGTTGTTTCTCTTTGGTGGGTTGACCTTTGTGCTGCCGTGAGCTTTGtctgttatttcttttgtaGCCTGATGACATGATGTCTGGCTTTGCTAAAGTGGATAGCAATcacaataacatacagtataatcagaATGGCCTTGTTATTTAGATTTACATCTGTGCACAGGGAGAAACCATATtctaagtctactaaaagcATGAATTTTCatggtttattttatacaagTGTGTTATTGCACTTCGGCATTGGCTTACGTTGTCGGCTTGTTTTCCGGCACCTTCCAGCGTGAACTTCTCGgttctcttttgtctctcttgGAACATTCTGGACCCCCTGTTTGCGACCAGGTTCAACTCCTCCATCATTATATCCTGAGGAACGCTGATCTTCTTTCCCAAGTCCAGACAcactgtcaaacacacacacacacacacacacacacacacacacacacacacacacacacacacacacacataatggaTGAGTACATCATGATTACACTGTATGAattcatatataattatatggtTGCTCTTTTTCTATATTAAACTTACCAAAGTTGAACAAAAGACAAATGTTTTTCAGTCAAATGTTCTATAAACCAGAATAACTAAATCCTTGAACTTATACATGCATGTTGTGGTGTATGCACAGTACCTtgcacagtatacagtatatttatatacgaCGCTGTATTCGTGTCTTTTTACCTGATCCTCATTTTGGTCCGTCCTTGACAAAGGACGAACGAGATGTGAAGGCTTGAAAGGAAATCCACCCACGTGAAGAAACAACAGGAGAAGTATAAGagcatattatttttttctgagctAAGATGTCTAGAGGGTTTGCTCAATACACAGGGTTGTTTTCTTAACAAGGGTTTTTTAGAAATGTCATTCCCTTCATACCTACAAGCTGTGTGAAGCTAATGAGGGTCAGGGAGGTATAAATCATTTTCGGCCATGTGTTTCATGCATTTATTGTCAGCTTTCTTGTTTATATGGCGTCACATCCCTATCAGTGAAGCAGACATTTTATTGTCCTTCCTTTCCGAGGCAGACTTTGAATAATAATGGTCTAATATTAGAGAGTGCCGCTGTTATCTCCCTGCAAATTGGCCACAAAGCATTTGTCTTTTTCATAGTCTGTTATTTGGTTTGAATTGCACAGGAAGCTTAATATTTTCTCAGGAAAAAAACCCTAAATCAACCAGATATTTACTGTTGTAAACTATACATATGGTAAAAGTCCTAGATATTTTAGGTATTattgtaatgtttattattgttatcttCATATGCTGATCTGACTGAGcaactgaatcactgaatcattaaAATTGACAGTGAGGTCTGAATGAATTCGGATCAATTGTGCAACTGATTTAGTTAATTATTAAATTTGAGTTTGAATAATTTCTGTTGAACTGAGCAATCATATTACTGACTCTTTAAATTCGACTCAGGagtctgaatgtactgtattccGAAAGGCTGAGCAGCTGAGAATCACTAATCATTAAAATTGACACTAGGATTAGGATAAATTACGATCAACTGAGCAAActaaatcactgaatcattAGATTTGACACTGAGGTATGAAAAAATGTCTTATAAACTG encodes:
- the rbm22 gene encoding pre-mRNA-splicing factor RBM22: MATSLGSNTYNRQNWEDSDFPILCQTCLGENPYIRMTKEKYGKECKICARPFTVFRWCPGVRMRFKKTEVCQTCSKMKNVCQTCLLDLEYGLPIQVRDTGISVKDDMPRSDVNKEYYTQNMEREIANSDGTRPVGALGKAPGSSDMLLKLARTTPYYKRNRPHICSFWVKGECRRGEECPYRHEKPTDPDDPLADQNIKDRYYGINDPVANKLLKRASTMPRLDPPEDKSITTLYIGGLADTITDSELRNHFYQFGEIRTITVVQRQQCAFIQFATRQAAETAAEKSFNKLIVHGHRLNVKWGRSQAARGKDGEKEGVTESGIRLEPVPGLPGALPPPPVSTDDISANYFNLAPNTGPAVMNLGIPPPPGVAIPPPPGFGPPMPYPSMDPMAPPMPPPMAMRPPGQVHYPSQDPLRMGAHASRHGGS
- the LOC113646957 gene encoding myozenin-3, which encodes MPVDLCLEARGVCLDLGKKISVPQDIMMEELNLVANRGSRMFQERQKRTEKFTLEGAGKQADNQSQTSCHQATKEITDKAHGSTKVNPPKRNNPLATLRHSGAKKGSPSVLAPGYSEPLKEIPPEKFNVTVIPKSYCSPWEEQNDSESMLANISSHLPEPPQQLIPANYRCFNRAPMPFGGTPGGTRTLPLPGFELMQAYTEPRLTWERICARPNFNRIPRGWRA